One part of the Stigmatopora argus isolate UIUO_Sarg chromosome 8, RoL_Sarg_1.0, whole genome shotgun sequence genome encodes these proteins:
- the LOC144078617 gene encoding receptor expression-enhancing protein 6-like yields MGLLSFLSAAKERAERFLNEKNLLTDFLGNVEEKTGIKKKILALGAVSVTGFYLVYGYGASLLCNLIGFVYPAYYSVKAIESSNKEDDTKWLTYWVVYGVFSLGEFFSDIFLYWFPFYYAFKCMFLLWCMAPVAWNGSQVLYDRVVRPLFLRHEATVDNMVSDLSGKAMSAAENLTREVLSNLVKNKALVSPETKSLPSTSTSGETSGGKQKALEEPEPRRPFLG; encoded by the exons ATGGGCCTGCTCAGCTTCCTGTCGGCGGCCAAAGAACGCGCCGAGAGGTTCCTCAACGAGAAGAACCTGCTCACCGACTTCCTGGGGAATGTGGAGGAGAAGACCGGGATCAAGAAGAAGATCCTCGCTTTAG GCGCCGTCTCTGTGACGGGTTTCTACCTGGTCTACGGTTACGGCGCCTCGCTGCTCTGCAACCTCATCGGCTTCGTCTACCCGGCGTATTACTC AGTGAAAGCCATCGAGAGTAGCAACAAAGAAGACGACACCAAATGGCTGACCTACTGGGTGGTCTACGGAGTGTTCAGTCTGGGAGAGTTCTTCTCGGACATTTTCCTCTACTGGTTTCCCTTCTACTACGCCTTCAAG TGCATGTTCCTGTTGTGGTGCATGGCTCCCGTGGCGTGGAACGGATCGCAGGTCCTCTACGACCGGGTGGTCCGCCCCCTTTTCCTGCGCCACGAAGCCACCGTGGACAACATGGTCAGCGACCTCAGCGGCAAGGCCATGAGCGCGGCGGAGAACCTCACCAGAGAAG TTCTGTCCAATCTGGTGAAGAACAAAGCTCTGGTGTCGCCCGAAACTAAAAGTCTGCCGAGTACGAGTACGAGCGGAGAAACTTCTGGCGGGAAACAAAAGGCGTTGGAGGAGCCAGAG CCCCGTCGACCTTTCCTGGGTTAA